CGAAGATCGCTACCAGATAGCGCTCGCGGTCGCAGGCTTCTCACCGGACGAGATCTCGGTTACTGCCGAGCAGAACGTCCTGACGATCGAGGGCAACAAGGTCGAAAAAGCGGACCGCGACTATCTCTATCAAGGTATCTCGACCCGTCGATTCAGGCGGCAATTCAGCTTGGCGGATCATGTCCTGGTGAAGAACGCCGCGTTCGACAATGGTCTGCTCAGGGTCGAACTGGCGCGCGAAATTCCGGAAGCCATGAAGCCGCGGCGGATCGCGATCAACGCAACGCAGCCGAACCGGCCGCAACAGCTCGAATCAGCTGCAGCTTGACACACGAGAAGCCGCGTTCGGAACGCCGAGCGCGGCCTCAACATTCAATTCTCGTCTTAGAACGGAGGCAAACATGCGGCCGACGACCGCCAAAGTTATTTGTTTGAAGTCTGACCGCAGTAAGGCGCGGTTCAATCATCCCCGGGATGTCTTGGCAGATCTCTCCCTGACCATGGAAGAAAAACGTGCTCTCCTGGCGTCATGGGCGTCTGACGCTGCCGCAGTCCCGTGTCGTCCGGACTTACGGGCGCCAACAGAGCTGCGATCACCCGTAACCATCGATGCAATTCTCGACGCGCTATGTCGTCTCGACAGCGATCCTCATCATCCGCCGGGCGGCAAGCCCCATCGTCTTCGTTCAACGGTGCGTCCGCTCGCGGCGTAGGAGGGTGATATGAACGACATCAATCTTCCGAAACACATCGTAGACAGAATCGAAGCCCGCTGGTGCGCCAGGCAGGAGAAGCGCGAGATCGTCGACCGCCAGCTCGAACAGCTTCGGGCGCATCGCAACAACATCCGGCGGTATCGGCGGTTACTCAGCACCAAGCTGAGCGACCTGGAGCGCCAGTTCATCGAACGACGTCTCTCCGAGGAATCCTCGGCGATGGAGGCTCTGGCGGCCGGCATGCCCCCTCTCTTACGTGAACGGCCATCGCTGAGCGTCAGTAGATCGGAAGGCGCCTCACCGTGAGCACGACGCAGTTTCTGATACGCGGAAGCGAGAAGGTAATCCGTCACTATCAATTCTTGCTCGACACTGCCAAATCGGACCAGGAGCGGGAGAAGTTCGCAAAAAGGATCGACGAAGAGAAGCGCAACCTGGAACGGCTGTATGCTCTCACTCAAGCGGCCCAGGCCGCTTGATCGTGTTGCCCATGGACAACGTGTGGATGGCGAGGCTCAACGATGAGAACGCCAATATCGGCAAGAGACCTGGAGTTGATTGCGCTGCGCGAAATACGCAGCTGTCCCGGCGGAGAGCACGTATGCCACGTGGAAGTCGTCTCAGCGAATGGAGACTGGAGCCTTCATGCATCGGTGCGGGACGGCGGAGATATCAACCGGATCCAGCACGCGACGAGCGTCACGGCGACCCGCCTGAAGAGCCGGTATCAACTGCGAAGCGATTGGTGAATAACACCACATTATGCAGCGAGACGTCGGCAACCGCGGGGATCGATGCGGCCATAAAGCCGATCAGCGCGAACGTCGCACCCGTGAGCACGCGCCGGACGGGGGCCCGCATGGTGAGCCGCGTCCGCCTATTTCTTCCACGGGGCATCGCCGCGTGCCGCGGCGTCCGCGAAGATGCCCTGCTCGTAGTCGATGAAAGCGTGCACCATCGCGCGATAGGCGGCTTCCGCGACCTTCGGCGACAGCCCGTCCGCTTCCGCAAGCGCCATCGCCTTCTTTACCACCGCCTCGGCGCGCTCGGGCGCCTCGACCTGCGCGGGGTTGGCCTTGAAGCGCGCGGCTTCATGGACGTAGCGGCCGCGCTCGGCCATCAGGCGCACGATCTCGCGGTCGAGCCGGTCGATGTTGCTGCGTACCTCGCCAAGCGTTTTGCAGCAGGCGCCGTTGTCGACGGTGGGACTGCCCCACAACGCCGGCGCGTTGGTCGCGGGCTCCTCCGCCCACGCCACGGCAGGGATCAGAAGCATCAACAGAGCTACCGGCAATCGCATCGAACGTCTCCCAGTCAACGAGCACGATGGCCGATTGTTATGCCGATTTTGCACGCGCGTGGAAGCCGCGATGGCGCTGCAGCGACCGCGAATTCCGTTGCGAACCGCGGCGATGATCAACCGATGTCCATTCCGGCCAACACCTCGCTGACCTTCTTCTGGGCGTCCGCCGGCAACGGCAGGATCGGACGCGGAGGCTCGGCCGCACAGATCCCCCTGAGATTGGCGATCGCGTAGGCGACCCGCACGCTCGAGAATGTCTTGAACAGCTGCCAGACCGGTTGCAGACGCGCATCAAGCTGCCGCGCCCTGGCGGCGTCTCCATTTGCCACGGCACGGACGATGTCGAGGCAGACCTTGGGGAAAACTCCGGCGAGAACGCTGTACCAGGTCTCGCCGCCCGCCAGCAGAGCTTCGGTGCAATTCCAGTCGGCGCTGTAGCCCAACGAGAAGCCGTTCGGCACCACAGCCCGTAATTCAGCGATATGGCCCGGCACCGCGGCAGCGTCCAGCGCGGGACTCTTCACCGCCACGATTCCCGCAACGTGACTCAATCGGCCGACCAGGTCAGGCGTGAATCGAAAATGCGTCGTGCCCGGATTGTCGTAGATGCAGATCGGCAATCCGCTTTCACGCGCCACTGTCTGAAAGTGCTCAAACACCTCGTCATCGGTCAGCGGCGTATAGGACACCGGCGCCAGCAGGCCTGCCACCGCGCCGGCATCACGCGCATCCTGCGCCAGCTTCACCGCATCATCGGTGCGCAGCGCGCCGACGCCGACCAGGAGCGGCGTCTTGCCATCTGCCAGGCCGGCAGCCACCTGCACCGCACGCCGCCGTTCATCGCGGCTGAAATACGGATATGAGCCGGTGCTTCCGAGCAGCCCGATCGAATTCACCTTCGCCGCAATCAAGGGCTCCAGCAATGCGCGAAGCGCTCCCGCATCGACCTGCCCATCTCGGTTCGAGGGCGTGATCGGAAAGGCGGAAAGCCCCTTGAGATTGATCATCGGTTGCTCCTGTCTGGTGACCCGCCGCGCAAACGGCGAGATCGCATTGCGGCCGTCGCCGCCGCGCCATCAATCACCGCGCCCTACTCTGCCTGCAAGGTCCAGTTTGCTGCGGACTTCACAGCAAACTGGTCCAGTGCGCGGCATCGCTTGCAGCCCGCGGAATTGGGCCGGCTTCGATCGGAATTGCCGGTGGCTATTCCAGCATCGTGGTCAGCTGCGCGCCCTCGTCCGCGACGAACACCGCGATCAGTTCCGCCGGCTCCGTGGTGCTCGCATTGGCCGAGACCACATGGGTCGATCCCGGCGGCTCGAAGAAGGACTGGCCGACCTTGAAGGTCTCGACCGGCCCGCCGCCGAGCTGAGAACGGATCTCGCCCTTGGTGATGTAGGCCGTCACCGAGCCGGAATGGCGGTGCGGCGGCGTGAAGCCGCCGGGACCATAGAACACGCGCACGACGGTGACGCGCTTGCCCGGCACGTTGGGCAGCGCGTGCGAGGTAATGACCTCGACCTTGTCGAGCGGCGATGCCGCGTTGGCACTGGCGCAGAGCGGCGCGATCACCGCCGAGATCGCATCCATCGGGGTCGGCAAGGCCTTGCCGATCACGAAGGCTGAGGCCAGCCCCGCAATCACGGCCAGCGAAACCGCACGCGGCGGCCGCGCGAATGAAACAGATGCTGTCATCGCCATCGAGGTCATCGGTTGTTCTCCCCTGTCGATTGCCGTTCGATCCGTCTCACGAAGCCGCCGGCTGCCGGCGCGGCGGCGGCGTCCAGCGATAGGCGGCGCCGAACCGGTTCCAGACATTGATCGAAGCGATCGCCGAGGTCAGGTAGGTCAACTCCTTCTCTGAGAATTCAGCCGCGACCTCGGCATAGACCTCGTCGCTGACGCCGTTCGGCAAGGTCGTCAGCGCCTCGGTCCAGGCCAGCGCCGCGCGCTCGCGCGCCGAGAATTGCGGCGCCTCGCGCCACACCACGACGAGGTTGAGCTTGTCGACGGGCACGCCAAGGCTCTCGCCTTGCAGGATGTGATACTGCACGCAGAAGGCGCAGCCATTGATCTGCGAGGCGCGCAGCTTGACCAGTTCGAGCAGCTGCTTGTCGAGGCCGGCCTTCGCCGCGAACTGGCCGAGGTCGCGCACGACGGCGAAGACATCGGGGGCGAGCTTCTCGAAGTCGATGTATTCCTTGCGGGCATGTGACATTGGCTCGGCCTCGTGTTATCAGTGTGCTGACATGTTATCAGAGCTCTGATATAGAGCAAGATGCAGATATTCGCGAAGGCAACATGGCGGGAATGCAGAAACGAGGGAAATCCGGCGCCGCCGCGCGGCGGCCGGCGGGGAAAGCGGCGGCGGGCAAGGTCGCGACCGGGGCGGCCGCGGACGCCCTGCCCGCCTCCGTCATCCCGCCGCCGGGCGAGGGCAAGCGCGGCGAACAGGGCTATCTCGCCTATCTGCTGCGCCAGGCGCATGCCGCCTCACGGCTGTCGATGGAGCGCGAACTCGAACATCTCGGCGTCACCTCGCCGCAATTCGTGGTGCTAACGATGCTGAAAGCCTATCCGGGCCTTTCGGGCGCCGATCTCGCGCGGGTGGCATTGCTGACGCCGCAGACCGTCAGCGTGATCATCCGCAACCTCGAGCGCGACGGCGCGATCCGCAAGACGCCGCACCCGGTCCACGGCCGGATGCTGCAATGGACCCTGACCAGCCATGGAACCGCGCTGCTGGAGAAATGCCGCCATATCGCCCAGGCCCAGGAGCGGCGGCTCGCCGCCAGCCTGGACCCGAAGTCGGAACAGGTAGTCCGGCAATGGCTGTCAAAAATCGCCACAGATTTGCAGGATACCTAGAGCATGCCCCGGAAAAGTGGGAACCGGTTTTCCGAGAAGGGCATGCTCAAATAATGCTCCTGTGGCGGCGTGGCTTTTGGCTCACCCGATCGGCGCCGCTAGACTGGGCCGATGAAACAGCCTGATTCTTTGCAATCCCCTGCCCGCCGCACCGTCCTCAAAGCGGCGCTCGCGGCAGGCGTGACGCTCGGCACTCCGCTCGGCGCGCTGGCGGCCGCGCCTGCCGGCTTCGACCAATGGCGCGAGAATTTCCGCGCCCGTGCACTGGCAAAGGGCATTTCGGAGGCGACCTGGAATCGCTGCATGGGACGGGTCGAGCCCGACATGAGCGTGTTCAAGCAGATGCGCAACCAGCCAGAATTCCACGAGCAGATCTGGCAGTACATCAACCGCCGCGTCTCCGACTGGCGGGTCATCCACGGCCGCGAGGCGCTGAAGAAGAACGAGGCGCTGTTCGCCAGGATCGAGCGCGACTTCGGCGTCGAGCGCGGCACGCTGCTCGCGCTGTGGGGCGTTGAATCGGCCTATGGCGATCCGCTGGTGCAGCAGAACCACATGACGCCGGTGTTTCCCTCGCTTGCGGCGCTCGCCTGGAACGAGCCGCGCCGCAAGGCCTATTGGGAGACCGAGTTGATCAACGCGATGAAGATCGTGCAGCGTGGCTGGAGCACGCCGGAGGAGATGAACGGCTCCTGGGCCGGCGCGATGGGCCATTCGCAGTGGATGCCGGAAGTCTGGCTCAATGTCGGTTTCGACTATGACGGCGACGGCAAGGTCTCGCCGTTCGGCCGCCCCGACGACGCGCTGGGCTCGACCGCGAAGTACCTCGTCAATCGCGGCAAATGGCACCGCGGCGAGCATTGGGGCTACGAAGTCCGCGCGCCCGGTGGCGGCGCCAGCGGCAGCCGCACCTACGCGGCCTGGGCCAGCGCCGGCGTCGTCCGCGCCGACGGCCAGCCGTTTCCGCAGCCGAATGCGTCGGCGCAGCTCTGGATCCCGGTCGCGGGCGGTCCCGCTTTCCTGCTCGGCCCGAACTTCAATTCGGTGAAGAGCTACAATCCGTCGATGAACTACGCGCTGGCGATCTGCCATCTCGGCGACCGCTGTCTCGGCGGGCCGCCCTTCATCCAGCCGTTCCCGGGCTCGGAGCGCGCGCTGACGCTCGCCGAGGTGCAGGAGATGCAGACGCGGCTGACCAAGGCCGGCTTCGACACCGGCGGCACCGACGGCCGCGTCGGCAACGACACCATGCAGGCGATCAAGGATTTCCAGACCAGGACGGGCCTGTTGCCCGCCGATGGTTACGGCGGGCTCAAGGTGTTGGCGCGGCTGCGGCAAGGCGGCTAGCCGTCCACCGTTGTCATTGCGAGCGCAGCGAAGCAATCCAACTCTCCGCATATGCGGCACTGTGGATTGCTTCGTCGCTTCGCTCCTCGCAATGACGGAGACTATTTCGGAGGCTGCCGCACCACGCCGCCTGCGTTCATGCCGCCGTCGATCACGAGCTCGGTGCCGGTGACGTAGCGCGAAGCATCCGAGGCGAGATAGAGCACGCCTTGCGCGATCTCGAAGGCCTGGCCGGCGCGGCCGAGCGGCGTTGCGAACCTTGCCCGCTCCTCGGGATCGATCGGCGCGTTCTGGCCGGCGCCGGTCGCGCCGGTCGGGATCTTGCCCCAGATCGGCGTGTCGATGATGCCGGGATGCACCGAGTTGACGCGGATGCCGTCGTTCACCTGCGCGCATTCCATCGCGATCGACTTGGCGAACAGCCGCACCGCGCCCTTGGTCGCGCTGTAGCCGGAGAGCGTCGCCGCACCGCGCAGGCCCGCCAGCGACGACATCATGATGATCGAGCCGCCGCCAGTTTTACGCATCAGCGGCAGCGAATGCTTCACCGACAGGAACACGCCGTCGATATTGATCGCGGTCTGCCGGCGCCAGTCTGCGAGCGACATCTCGACAATCGACGGCGCGCCAATGCCGATGCCGGCGTTCGAGACCATGATGTCGAGGCGGCCGTAGCGCTTGCCGATCTCAGCTACGATTTCGATCCAGCGCTCCTCGCTGGTGACATCCTGCGGCAGGAAGACCACCTCGCGACCGGCCTTCTTGAGCCGCGCGGCGAGCTCGGGTCCCCGCAACTCGTCGATATCGGTCGCAACGACCGTCGCGCCTTCCTGCGCGAACAATTCGACGATCGCCTCGCCGATCCCCGACGCGCCGCCGGTCACCAACGCGACCTTGCCTTCAACCTGTCCTGCCATGTCCACTCCCGACGTTTCTTATCTGATCACCGCCGGGCCCTGATCCGGTGCCGCGACGTCGAGCACACGGAATTGCACACGTTCGGTGCCTTGCCAACGGTCGACTGCAAGAGAGCCCGCCACGTGCAATTGCTGGCCGCGATTTTGCGTCAAGGCGCTGCCGAGCTTCTGTCCGACCGAGCGGAATGCGATACCGTTGACGATGGAACCGTCGCCGGACTTGAAGCGCAGCCGCAAATGCGCCTGCCCGACCTCGTCGGCATAGACCAGCTGGTGTGACGGCAGCGCGATCACCGGCTCGGGATTGGCGGCACCGAACGGACCTGCGCGATTGAGCGTCGCGGCGAATTCCGGCGTCACCGCGCGCGCGGTGACGGCGCCGTCGATGAACAGCTCGTTCTCGTGCCGTGAGTTAGCGACGTCATCAGCCAATGCGCTTTCCATGTAGGCGCGGAATTCGGCGAGCTTTTCCTTGCGCAGCGTGACGCCGGCCGCCATCGCGTGCCCGCCGCCCTTCATCAACAGGCCGTCGTGCACCGCCTGCCGCACGGCCTTGCCGATATCGACGCCGCCGATCGAGCGGCCCGATCCGGTGCCGATGCCGCCGGGCTCGAGCGCGATCGCAAAGGACGGCCGCGCGAACTTCTCCTTCAGCCGCGCGGCGACGAGCCCGACCACGCCGGGGTGCCAGCCTTCCGCCGCGGTGACGATGACAGCGCCCTTGTCCTCGAGCCCGAGCGCGGCCAGCGCCTCGGCTTCGGCCTGCGCCTCGGCCGCCTGCTCGATCACCCGCCGCTCGGCATTGAGGCGATCAAGCTCGGCCGCGATCCGCGCGGCCTCCGAGACGTCGCCTTCGAGCAGCAGCCGCACGCCGAGATCGGCGCGCCCGATGCGGCCGCCGGCATTGATGCGCGGCCCCAGCATGAAGCCGAGATGCCAGGCCTCCGGCGGCCCATTGAGCCGCGACACATCCATCAGCGCGGTGTGGCCGACATGATCGCGGCGGCGCATCGCGATCAGGCCCTTTGCAACGAAGGCCCGGTTGAGCCCGATCAGCGGCGCGACGTCGGCGACGGTGCCGAGCGCTACGTGATGCAGCACGCTGAGCAGATCGGGCTCCGGCATCTCGCGGGTCCAGTAGCCGCGCTGGCGCAGCTCGCGGTTCACCGCGACCAGCGTCACCAGCACGAGGCCGACCGCCGCGAGATGGCCGAGCCCCGAGAGATCGTCGGGCCGGTTCGGATTGACCAGCGCGTCGACCTCGGGCAACTCGTCGCCGGTCTGGTGATGATCGATCACCACGACCGACATCCCGAGCTTCCTGGCTTCCGCCAGTGGCTCGATGCTGGTGGTGCCGCAATCGACCGTGACCAGCAAGGTCGCGCCCTTGGCCGCCAGCGCGCGAACGGCGTCGACGTTCGGTCCATAGCCTTCGAAGATGCGGTCGGGAATGTGGATCAAGGGATCCAGCCCGCAATGGCGCAGGTGCCAGGTCAGCAATGCCGCCGAGGTCGCGCCGTCGACGTCATAGTCGCCGAAGATCGCGACCTTCTCGCCACGTACTGCCGCATCGGCGATACGCTTGGCGGCGTGTTCCATCTCGGTGACGGTGTGCGGGTCGGGCATCAGCTTGCGGATCGTCGGATCGAGGAAGTCGGCGACTTCGTCGATCGCGACGTCGCGCCCCGCCAGTACGCGCGCCAGCATTTCCGGGAGATTGTGCCGCTGCACGATCGCGAGCGCCCGCGCCGCCCCGCGCGCATCCAGCCGGTCGCGCCAGAGCTTTCCGGTCAGCGACCGCGTCACGCCAAGGAACGCCTGTGGCGCCTCAACGGGCAGTGCGGATGCGTGGAGCGTCATGATTCCCTTCCAATCATGCGGGAATCGTAGCGCCTCAGTGAATCCCAAGCCAGTTCTAGCAGCCCATCCGGCTGGCGATTTCCCCGAAATCCTTGGCCACGATGTCCCAGCTACCCGTGGCCTCGAAATCGACTTTCTGCAATGGACCGTATTCGGTCGGCCGCGCCACGAACGCCGTCTTCAGGCCGTGCTTCTGCGCGTTCTTCAGATCGTAATTGTGGGCGGCGACCATCATCACCTGCTCAGGCGGCAGGCAGAGCAGTTTTGCCGCGCCGAGATAGGTTTCCGGATCGGGCTTGTAGTGCTCGAACAGCTCGGCCGACATCACGAGGTCCCAGGGCAGGCCTGCGAACTTCGCCATGTTGGTCAGCAGCGCGACGTTGCCGTTCGACAGCGGCGAGATGATGTATTTGCTCTTCAGCCGGGTCAGGCCGGCGACGCTGTCCGGCCACGCATGCAGGCGGTGCCATCCCAGCGTGAGGTGCTGCAGGTCAGGCTCGGTCAGCCCCTTGATGTCGAACTGCGCGACCAGCGTCTCCAGCGAGCGGCGATGCAGCACGTCGAGGATGACGTAGCCGTTCTGCGGATTCTTGCGCACCTCGTCCATCGAGGCCGCGTAGACCGCGCGCCAACCATCGACCAGCGCCGTCCAGTCGGCCTTGATGCCGCGCTTCTCTCCCCATGTCGTGAAGTCGTTGATCAGGCTGGTGCGCCAGTCGACCACTGTGCCGAACACGTCGAACACCAGTGCCTTGACGCCGGAAAGATCGGACATGCTCGTCTCCCTTGTTGTTTTTGTTGTCGTCATTCCGGGGCGCGCGTGAGCGCGAACCCGGAATCTCGAGATTCCACAATGCGCATTGCGCATTGGGGTTTGTCCTTC
This Bradyrhizobium sp. CCBAU 53421 DNA region includes the following protein-coding sequences:
- a CDS encoding dihydrodipicolinate synthase family protein; protein product: MINLKGLSAFPITPSNRDGQVDAGALRALLEPLIAAKVNSIGLLGSTGSYPYFSRDERRRAVQVAAGLADGKTPLLVGVGALRTDDAVKLAQDARDAGAVAGLLAPVSYTPLTDDEVFEHFQTVARESGLPICIYDNPGTTHFRFTPDLVGRLSHVAGIVAVKSPALDAAAVPGHIAELRAVVPNGFSLGYSADWNCTEALLAGGETWYSVLAGVFPKVCLDIVRAVANGDAARARQLDARLQPVWQLFKTFSSVRVAYAIANLRGICAAEPPRPILPLPADAQKKVSEVLAGMDIG
- a CDS encoding haloacid dehalogenase type II: MSDLSGVKALVFDVFGTVVDWRTSLINDFTTWGEKRGIKADWTALVDGWRAVYAASMDEVRKNPQNGYVILDVLHRRSLETLVAQFDIKGLTEPDLQHLTLGWHRLHAWPDSVAGLTRLKSKYIISPLSNGNVALLTNMAKFAGLPWDLVMSAELFEHYKPDPETYLGAAKLLCLPPEQVMMVAAHNYDLKNAQKHGLKTAFVARPTEYGPLQKVDFEATGSWDIVAKDFGEIASRMGC
- a CDS encoding Hsp20 family protein, which codes for MRTYDFSPLFRSTIGFDRLFDLAETAQRATEDNYPPYNIERLAEDRYQIALAVAGFSPDEISVTAEQNVLTIEGNKVEKADRDYLYQGISTRRFRRQFSLADHVLVKNAAFDNGLLRVELAREIPEAMKPRRIAINATQPNRPQQLESAAA
- a CDS encoding chorismate mutase, whose amino-acid sequence is MRLPVALLMLLIPAVAWAEEPATNAPALWGSPTVDNGACCKTLGEVRSNIDRLDREIVRLMAERGRYVHEAARFKANPAQVEAPERAEAVVKKAMALAEADGLSPKVAEAAYRAMVHAFIDYEQGIFADAAARGDAPWKK
- a CDS encoding lytic murein transglycosylase, producing MKQPDSLQSPARRTVLKAALAAGVTLGTPLGALAAAPAGFDQWRENFRARALAKGISEATWNRCMGRVEPDMSVFKQMRNQPEFHEQIWQYINRRVSDWRVIHGREALKKNEALFARIERDFGVERGTLLALWGVESAYGDPLVQQNHMTPVFPSLAALAWNEPRRKAYWETELINAMKIVQRGWSTPEEMNGSWAGAMGHSQWMPEVWLNVGFDYDGDGKVSPFGRPDDALGSTAKYLVNRGKWHRGEHWGYEVRAPGGGASGSRTYAAWASAGVVRADGQPFPQPNASAQLWIPVAGGPAFLLGPNFNSVKSYNPSMNYALAICHLGDRCLGGPPFIQPFPGSERALTLAEVQEMQTRLTKAGFDTGGTDGRVGNDTMQAIKDFQTRTGLLPADGYGGLKVLARLRQGG
- the recJ gene encoding single-stranded-DNA-specific exonuclease RecJ; the protein is MTLHASALPVEAPQAFLGVTRSLTGKLWRDRLDARGAARALAIVQRHNLPEMLARVLAGRDVAIDEVADFLDPTIRKLMPDPHTVTEMEHAAKRIADAAVRGEKVAIFGDYDVDGATSAALLTWHLRHCGLDPLIHIPDRIFEGYGPNVDAVRALAAKGATLLVTVDCGTTSIEPLAEARKLGMSVVVIDHHQTGDELPEVDALVNPNRPDDLSGLGHLAAVGLVLVTLVAVNRELRQRGYWTREMPEPDLLSVLHHVALGTVADVAPLIGLNRAFVAKGLIAMRRRDHVGHTALMDVSRLNGPPEAWHLGFMLGPRINAGGRIGRADLGVRLLLEGDVSEAARIAAELDRLNAERRVIEQAAEAQAEAEALAALGLEDKGAVIVTAAEGWHPGVVGLVAARLKEKFARPSFAIALEPGGIGTGSGRSIGGVDIGKAVRQAVHDGLLMKGGGHAMAAGVTLRKEKLAEFRAYMESALADDVANSRHENELFIDGAVTARAVTPEFAATLNRAGPFGAANPEPVIALPSHQLVYADEVGQAHLRLRFKSGDGSIVNGIAFRSVGQKLGSALTQNRGQQLHVAGSLAVDRWQGTERVQFRVLDVAAPDQGPAVIR
- a CDS encoding cupin domain-containing protein, whose amino-acid sequence is MTSMAMTASVSFARPPRAVSLAVIAGLASAFVIGKALPTPMDAISAVIAPLCASANAASPLDKVEVITSHALPNVPGKRVTVVRVFYGPGGFTPPHRHSGSVTAYITKGEIRSQLGGGPVETFKVGQSFFEPPGSTHVVSANASTTEPAELIAVFVADEGAQLTTMLE
- a CDS encoding SDR family NAD(P)-dependent oxidoreductase, translated to MAGQVEGKVALVTGGASGIGEAIVELFAQEGATVVATDIDELRGPELAARLKKAGREVVFLPQDVTSEERWIEIVAEIGKRYGRLDIMVSNAGIGIGAPSIVEMSLADWRRQTAINIDGVFLSVKHSLPLMRKTGGGSIIMMSSLAGLRGAATLSGYSATKGAVRLFAKSIAMECAQVNDGIRVNSVHPGIIDTPIWGKIPTGATGAGQNAPIDPEERARFATPLGRAGQAFEIAQGVLYLASDASRYVTGTELVIDGGMNAGGVVRQPPK
- a CDS encoding MarR family winged helix-turn-helix transcriptional regulator; the encoded protein is MAGMQKRGKSGAAARRPAGKAAAGKVATGAAADALPASVIPPPGEGKRGEQGYLAYLLRQAHAASRLSMERELEHLGVTSPQFVVLTMLKAYPGLSGADLARVALLTPQTVSVIIRNLERDGAIRKTPHPVHGRMLQWTLTSHGTALLEKCRHIAQAQERRLAASLDPKSEQVVRQWLSKIATDLQDT
- a CDS encoding carboxymuconolactone decarboxylase family protein, which codes for MSHARKEYIDFEKLAPDVFAVVRDLGQFAAKAGLDKQLLELVKLRASQINGCAFCVQYHILQGESLGVPVDKLNLVVVWREAPQFSARERAALAWTEALTTLPNGVSDEVYAEVAAEFSEKELTYLTSAIASINVWNRFGAAYRWTPPPRRQPAAS